TGGTACCACCAACCGTCAAATTCTTATTGGCCAGGTAATCCAATCGCAAGCCCATATAGTTCTTTTGCTGTAACCCAAAGGATGCACTGTTTTCATACTGCACCTGTACGGGTACGCCAGAATTAATAATGGCTGAATTAATCACTTTTAAGGTACCAAGGTCATAGTTGATCTCATAGTCAACATTCTCCTGCAGCACCTGTCCACCGGCTGTAACAGTTACAGAACCCCGTGGAATATTAAAACCTAATTGGTAATCTGAATTGTTAGCCGATTTAGAACGTCCTACTAATTCAAAGCGATTCAGGTTGGCAAAGGTCTGTGCTATTGCTTTGATTGTATCGTAAAGCGGATAGTACAGATACTTTTGGCGAGCAGCATCATTTTCATAAATATATTCCAGGTCACGGCCAAAGGGTTCCAGTACCGGGAAAATGATCCGGCTTTGTGAAGGAATAACTGTAAACCCATCAACATAGTCAAACACACCATCGGGCTGCGGGTCATTCTGATTATTCAGGCGATCCAGGTTTACCAGATTCAAAATAGGCACACCACGGTATTCTTGCTTTAAGCTATCAAATGGCAAATAGCGCTTCTTACCCAAACTAGGTTCCTCGTACACTACATCCAGCTTAAAGTCCTCACGTTGCAACTGACCAAAGCCAACGCTGTACACGTTTTTCATCATCAGGTCCCAAATAGGAAGACCAGGGCGTTGAGATGTAGCTTTTAATAATTTTAAAAACAGCACTTTTTGAGTGTTACCACTGCTGTCGGGTGGTACATCCTGTGAAAAATCACCCACCTGGTAGATCTGACCATTATAGGTATACTGGAAAGCTACCCCCAGCACTTCATCAGGATTAAGCGCTTGGTTCAGTGACAGAAAACCAATACGCTCATTAAAATAATAATCCGTAGGCTGAAGCTTACGGGCAAATGTTTTTTCGAAATCCTGCACTGGCCTCAGCCCCATGGTGGTCAGTACATTTTGTATTTCTGATGAATTCCGGCCATTGGGCTGTTTTAAAATGGCGGTGTAAAGGTCATTGGAATTATTAGAAGGTAGCGATCCCGGCCTGCCGTTCCATGGACCATAGGTTGAATCTTCTCCTAAGTCCATCAGGGCAACAATGTCCCGGGTGTCAGTTGTTGCACCGGTACGATTGGTTACCCACACTTCCATACGAAGTATCTGGATGTTAGAACGCACCAGTGGCAGGTCTTTCATCGCCTTATTATAATTACGGCGGAAGTATTGACCTAATAAGAAGTGACGGTTCTCCTCGTATTCATCAGCCTTTATACTAAAGGATTGTGCGGCGGCACCACCTGTTAAACCCAACGATTGACGCTGAGAGCGCTGATTGGCCAACACACCTGTAACATACATTTTACCAAACTGCAATTGGGTCTTTACCCCAAACAACGATTGCGCACCAGGAATCAAGGTACCCTTTGATTGAAAACTAATATTACCTGCCTGGAATACCTTCAATACCTCATCTTCCTTACCCTGGTAATCCAGTTTCAGTTGGTTTTCAAAATCAAAGTTGGCCAGTGTATTATAGTTGATCGGCAGTTTGATCTTATCACCAATATTGGCATCTACCTGCAGCTGGGCGTTCATATTAAAATCGAAGCCCCCTGTTTTACGCGCCCGCTCTGGAAGGGTTGGGTTCTTTATATTTTGGCCCTGGTAGCCGGCAGCAATGTCTACATATCCCGACGGCTTTATGTCAATCTTGCCATTTCCCGTAATGCGGTTCATCCAGTCTTTGTTGAAACCAAAGTTGGGTTTTGCTGTACGGCGGTTCAGGTCAAACATTGTATTAGCCCGCTGACGGAAATAATCCGATTCATCCTTCCTACCCTGCAAGCGAATGAATTCATCCATAGAAAAGGTCATGGGAGTACGGTAATACTTATTGCCGACCTTTTCAATAACATAGTACTGCTTGGTTACCGGATCATATTCTACATTGCGCTTAATGAAGGAGGTATCTTTTAGATCAAAGCTATTTTGACGGGGATAGGTATAGGGGTCTCCTCTGCGATCTTGAAGTGGGTATTTAGTTGTATCTGAAGTATTTATAGGAAACTTTCCTTCACCCGCAAAGCGTGCATGCGCACTTGCTCCGCAGATAAAAGCAGATAATATGATAGCAGCTACCCGCTTCCGCAAGCTCTTGGAAGAATGGAAATTCAATGCGATCTTCTCCACAATTAGTAAATGAATGACGTTTTCTAAAGGGTTTGCAATGCTTTTTTGATCACTGCCTCTACACCGAGTTCCGGATTTTGGTCCAAAACCTTCTGAATCGCACTATCAGCCGCTTGCCGGTTTATTCCTAGTGCTATCAATGCATTTAACGCATCAGTACCAATGGTATTGCCTTTCCAAGGGGAAATATTTGCGTCGAGAGATTGTTTAGTCAGTTTATCCCTGAGTTCCAACACGATGCGTTCAGCTGTTTTTTTACCTATACCTTTTATAGCTTCCAGCATTTTAGCATTGCCTTGAACAATGGCGCGACTTAGTTCATCGGGTTTCATATAAGAAAGCATAACGCGGGCTGTGGAGGCACCCACGCCAGAAACTCCAAGTAACATCAAGAACATCTCCTTTTCTGCTACATCAAAAAAGCCGTAAAGAATATGGGCATCTTCGCGGACAATAAGGTGAGTAAGTAAGGTACCATTTTCCAAATCCTGGATTTTGGAATAGGTATTCAGACTAATATTGATTTCATAGCCAACGCCGGCTACGTCTACATGTACAGTTGCGGGTGATTTATGGGCAAAATGGCCTCTAACAAAAGCGATCATACGACGAAAATAAGCGAATAAAAACACTGTTCACAGCCTATAAATTCTTATACCACCTTAAAAGTTGGGCTTGTGAAATGTCAAATTAGAGGCGTTAAAGAAAGCTGCAAGCTACTAGCTGCACGCTTCAAGCGGCCCCTCCCGGCCTCCCAAAAGGGGATAAGTACCTCGCAAATAACCATAAGATGGAACAGCAATAAAATTGAAAAGAACTCCTTTAAGGAGAATGCTTTTGTGTTTTATGGTCTACGCCTTCGTAAGTTATCGATGACTACTTATTAAAGATTATAGCAATATCAGGCTGGGTCCTTATCGGGTTTTCTTCGATCTTGCTTCGATTCTTCTTCGATATTCGTTCGATACATAGAATCGAACAACTATCGAATCAGATAGGAACAAAATAGGATGTACCCCATCTCTTGGGCCTTGTTTTTTTGATTATTCCCTCCGCTACTCTCCTCCTTGAACATGGAATGTTGATTATTGAGCATTCAACATTTCCTCTCTGCCCCTCCAAATTCCAAAACCCTAATTCCCAATTCCTCCCATCATCCTTCATTATTCCTTGTTCCTTGTTCAATATTCTTCACCTTTCCTCCTTACCCTCTTTTCAACTCTTAGCGCTCTGCCATTACCCTTTAAATAAGAGAAATAACCTAAATCTGGCACCCTTTTGCCGACAATTCTCGTTAAACTCTGGACTGTGTACTATCTTAGCCCTCCTTTTTAAACTTCAGAATTGTAGCGATGACTTCAAAGATTACTGCAGCCATTACCGCCGTTGGTGGTTATGTGCCAGAAACAAAATTGACAAATGCCGACTTAGAAAAAATGGTAGACACCAACGATGAATGGATCCGGACACGCACCGGGGTATCCGAACGTCGTATTTTGAAAGGTGAAGGATTGGGATCTTCTGATTTGGCTGTACCAGCCATTAAACAGCTTTTAGAAAAAAGAGGGATCAGCGCTGAAGAAATTGAGTGTATCATTTGTTGCACGGTAACACCCGATATGGTGTTCCCGGCCACAGCTAATATCATTTCCGATAAACTAGGTGCTAAACATGCATTTGGCTTTGACTTGGGTGCTGCCTGCTCTGGTTTCCTATATGGCTTAACTATGGGCGCTTCCCTGATCGAGAGCCGCCGTTATAAAAAAGTAGTGGTAGTAGGTGTAGATAAAATGAGCGCTATAATTGATTATAGCGATCGTACTACCTGTATTCTATTTGGCGATGGCGCTGGAGCCGTATTACTGGAGCCTAATACAGAAGGCTTTGGCGTATTGGATTCTATTTTGAAAAGCGATGGTAGCGGCCGTCAGTTCCTGCATATGAAAGCAGGTGGTTCGGTTCGTCCGGCTACAGCTGAAACCGTTGCCAATAAAGAGCACTTTGTGTTCCAGGATGGTCAGCCAGTATTCAAAGCAGCCGTTAAGGGCATGGCCGATGTAAGCGCTGAATTGTTAGATCGTAACAACCTAACCGGTAATGACATTGCTTGGTTGGTGCCTCACCAAGCTAACAAACGTATCATTGATGCTACTGCCGACCGTATGGGTCTTTCTCATGATAAGGTGATGTTGAACATTCATAAATATGGTAATACCACAGCGGCTACTATTCCGCTTTGTTTGTGGGAATGGCGCCATGAATTAAACAAAGGCGACAACATTGTGTTAGCTGCCTTTGGTGGTGGTTTTACCTGGGGTGCTACCCTGGTAAAATGGGCGTATTAATTAGCCTGATTACAAGATACTTTCAAAGAGCCCTGTCTTTTGACAGGGCTTTTCCATTGACATTAATTAATATATGATTTTCAAGCCTGCCCTTTCACTTATCTTCACCCCCTTTCTATTAGAATCCGACTATGATCAACCAAACTAAACTGCTTATTGCCAAAAGACTGCTTCGTTTTTTAAAGTATATTGGTATCGCTGTTCTGTCCTTTGTCACATTTGTCCTTCTTTATTTACTAGCAGCCTATGTTTTATCAAGAATAAGTACAGAAAAGGAAGCTTCCTCTTCAAATGATGTGTCCATTTATATTCTTTCCAATGGTGTGCATACAGACCTGGTAATGCCTTTGAAAACAGAGATTGTGGATTGGAGTAAAGAAATTCAGTTTGCACATACTACTGGCAAGGATACCGTCATGCAGTTTGTAGCATTGGGTTGGGGCGATAAAGGCTTTTACCTGGAAACGCCTACATGGGCCGACTTGAAGTTTAGCACGGCGTTCAAAGCTGCTTTTGCCTTAAGCACTTCTGCCCTACATGCTACCTTTTATAAATCAATGAAAGAGGGAAAGGAATGTGTAAAGATTCCCATCTCCAAAGACCAATATACTCGCTTGGTAGCTTATATCCAGAACAGTTTTGACAAAGATGCCAATGGGCATTACATAAATATTCCAACCAAGGCTGTATATGGAGCCAACGATGCTTTTTATGAAGCCAAGGGCAGTTATAGTTTATTTCAAACGTGTAATACCTGGGCTAATAAAGGATTGAAAAGTTGTGGTCAGAAAGCTGCTTTATGGACACCATTTGATACAGGTATATTTTATCATTATAACCAAAACAAATAGTTTATGACTCAAAAACCATCTGCTGCCTTTATTGGTGCTTCATGGGTAGCACTAGGTGCAGGCATGCTTGGCTACCTTGTTGGCCTTTGGCGTGCTGAGATGCAACTCAATGAAAAAGGCTATTACTTTACCATTCTCATGTTTGGCCTCTTTGCCGTTGTTTCACTTCAAAAAACAGTACGTGACCGATTAGATGGTATTCCAGTTACGGATATCTATTATGGTCTTAGCTGGTTTTCTACTCTCCTTTCTATTATTTTATTGGTAATAGGATTATGGAATGCCACTATACTGCCTAGTGAGAAGGGCTTCTACGCCTTTGCCTTCTTGTTGGCATTATTTGGAGCTATCACCGTTCAAAAGAATACAAGAGACAGCCTGGGTAGTGTTAAAAAAGAGCAGCCCACAACCTAATCCTTCTTGCTAGGGTTCATAAATTTTCATATAAAACAGCAGTGTCATTTCCTTTAGGAAGACACTGCTGTTTTATTTATTATAAATGCTTCGATCTACTTAAAGGTGCTTGCTATTGTAAAGGAAAATCCAATCAAAAGCGTATGCCCTTGCTTTGGCGTTTTATAAACAATAATTGAAGTAGCAGCATAATGAATTTGTTACTATTTTAAATCATGACTTACCGAGAAGCCCACTTAGAAGATATTGAACAATTATCTGTCATTCGATTGGCTGTTAAAGAAAACAGGTTATCCAATCCTGCCTTAATTACGTACCATGATTATGAAACCTTCCTAACCATACGAGGCAAGGGATGGGTATGTGAAATCAATGGACAATTAGTGGGGTTTGCTATCGTCGACTTAAACGACCATAATGTATGGGCCTTATTTATGGATCCTGCGTTTGAAGGCCAAGGCATTGGAAGGCGGCTGCATCAGCTAATGCTAGACTGGTACTTTAAACAAACCGAACATACGCTTTGGTTAAGCACTGATCCTCAGTCAAGAGCAGCTGCTTTTTATAGAAAGGCTGGTTGGACAGAGGCTGGTCCTTATGGGAAAGGAGAATTAAAGTTTGAAATGACCCACTCAAATTGGCTAAATACACAACTATCCAAATAATAGTATACTGGTATACAAAAGATGTCAAGCAACTGATCGTATACATTTTAAACATATACAGCTACAAACAACAAGTCCCAGTCATATGACTGGGACTTGTTGTTTAATTACTTAGTAAATCTATCGTTTACTAACACCACTATTTGCCTTTTTATACGCCTCAAGGCCTTTTTCTAACCACTCGCGGAACGCACTTGGACTAGGTGTATACGCCTTGGTTTTGGTTAAGGCTTTTTCATCCGGACTAATGATCGCATATTGCGGTTGAGAAACAGCGTTGAAGTTTTCCGATTGGAAAGTGGCCCACTTATCACCAACGGTAATGATAGGCTTCTTATCGCCACTTTTAGTTGTGTATTCAATTTGCTGGGCCGCAGGTAATTTCTGGCGCTCATCTACATAGAGTGAAACTACCACAAACTCATTTTTCATTAATTGTTCCACCTCTGGATCAATCCATACATTTTCCTCCATACGGCGGCAGTTTACACATGCCCAACCGGTGAAGTCGATCAATACCGGCTTACCTTGTTTACGCGCTAATTCCAACGCACCTTCATAATCATTATGAATAGGCTTAATAGCAATCTTACGTTCATATAGGCTATACGATAAAGGCGGAGGGAATCCACTAATCAGGCTAAGGTTTGCCGCCTTTGTATTAGTAACACCAGGGATCAAATAGAGTGTAGCGGCACCAAACAGCACTACAAACGCCCAACGCGTCTTTGTCATTTTAGGCTTACTGTCATGGGCAAACCGGATAATACCTAATAGATATAAAACAATAGCGATTCCAATACCAATCCAAATGGCGATGAAAACCTCTCGCTTCAGCAGCCCCCATTGCTTTACCAGGTCAGCATTTGACAAGAACTTAATAGCCATAGCCAACTCCAGGAAACCTAACACCACTTTTACACTGGTAAGCCATCCACCTGATTTAGGCAATGATTGTAACCAATGCGGGAATAGGGCGAACAATGCAAACGGTAGTGCTAGGCCTAGTCCAAATCCCGACATACCGGCTGTTAATTGCCATGCACCACCATTATTTGTTAAGGCGCCAGCTAACAAAGAGCCTAAAATAGGACCTGTACAAGAGAAAGAAACAATGGCCAGCGTCAACGCCATAAAGAAGATACCGGCAAAATCGCCAATGCCTGATTTCTCGTCCACCTTATTAGCAAAAGAACTAGGCAGGCCAATTTCATAGAACCCAAAGAACGATAAGGCAAAAACGATGAAGACCACAAAAAAGGTCAGGTTTAACCATACGTTCGTAGAGATATTATTCAGAATCTCAGGATCGGTTGTATCCAATAAGTGGAAAGGAGTGCTAAGGAAAGCGTAGATCGCAAAAATGCATAAACCGTATCCCAAGGCATTACGAATCCCCTTTTTACGTGTGCCCGAGCGCTTGGTAAAGAATGAAACAGTCAATGGAATTAACGGAAACACACAGGGTGTAACCAGGGCAATGAGTCCACCAACAAAGCCTAATAGGAAGATGGCCCATAAACTTTTATCTGCCGCTTCATCATCGCCATAAGGGGTAACAGGATTTTTAATATCAATGGTATTGATCTTTATACGCGTACTGGCACTGACACCACCTTCCAACGGAACAGAAAAAGAGAAAGGGGTAGCAGGGTAAAACTCATCGTTTTTACCATAGGTATAAGACAAGACACCCTGTAAGGTAGCTGGCACATCGCCTGTTATATGCACTCGCTGTGTCCAGGCAGTAGCACCTTCATATACTTTTACTTGTGTGCCTTCAAAAATGATACTCTTCTCTGTTTTAACAGCACCAGAATCTTTAAATGCTCCAGTAGATTGGATAGCAGAGTCTGAGAATTGAAGTTCTGTAGTAGCCACTTCACTTAATACCTGGTTGGGCGCATACAGCTGCCAACCATTTGGACCATTGGTAACAAACTTTAGCTCGTACTCTTTATCACTGATCTTTTTACTAGTTACCTGCCACTGCACAGCAGCACTATCCTGACTAAAAGCATTCAGACCAACCGATAGTAGTATTCCAAGGGCTAAGAAGAAACGTAAAAGAGGGCGCATAAACAGTATTTGAAAAAACAAACGGATTCCCTCAAGAATCCGTTTGCAAAAGAAATGAAAAAAGTATCGTCTATTTTAAAGCAATTGTGAAATTCGTTGTCTTGGGAGGTAAACATTTCTGATCATCACAGGTTTGAAACTCCAACTTCCCGGTTACAGCTGTCTTAGCGTTACCTTTCAGCTTCACCACTTGTACAAAATTTACTTTATTACTGTATTGGTTAGCAGAAACATCCAGCTTGTCATCGCGGTATCTTTCCAGCTTACCTACTTCTTTTACTTTACCATCAAACACCAATAAAGGATTATTATTAAATGCAAAGCTGGTAGGCTGAGCAATAGCATCATCCGGTTGTGTTTGCGAATAAAGGTGCCAACCAGATTGTATAGTGGCGGTCATATGGATCTCATAAACCTTATCGCTGATCTTTTTGCTTGTAAATGCCCAGCTAACGGGATTTTGCGCAAAGGCTGCTATACTACCTACAAAGAACAAAGCCAGAACAAAAGCAAGCTTCTTCATACAAATGGATTTAGAAAGCAAATTTCCTTGTTTAATTATTGCCGAGATGTTAAAAGATGAGTGAGCAGTAATGAGTGATGAGGAAAACTTACTCATTACTCATCATTCATTATTCATACTTACACTGCTGCAACCGCTTCTTCCAGCACTAACTGGAATAACAGTTTGAACACCTTGCGGCCGTCAGTATTGCCCAGCACAGAAGAGCAAGCTCTTTCTGGGTGCGGCATCATACCAAATACGTTACGGCCTTCATTGCAAATACCTGCAATATTGCGGGTAGAGCCATTATGATTGCTTTCAGGAGTAACATTACCTTCAGCATCGCAGTAATGTAATAATACCTGCCCATTAGCTTCCAGCTTATTCAAGGTAGCATCATCTGCATAATAGCGGCCCTCTCCATGTGCAATAGGAATATTATAAACGTTCTCATCGGCATCTTTAACAAACACATTCTTGCAGATGTACTTTTGGTTGTTATTCCGTAGCAACACACCTGGAAGCAGATGAGATTCACATAAAATCTGGAAACCGTTACAAACGCCTAATACTTTACCACCACGCTTAGCAAAATCGATTACGCTTTGCATGATAGGGCTAAAGCGGGCAATGGCACCTGTACGCAGGTAGTCGCCATAAGAAAAACCACCAGGTAGTACAATACAATCCTCCGTAGTAAACTGCGACAGATCGCTATCCTTATGCCACAGCATTACACATTCCTGCTTTAGGTCATGCACTAAGGCATCATACATATCTCTATCGCAATTGGAACCGGGGAAAACAACAACACCGAATTTCATAATGGAAAATTGAAATGCAAAGATACTTTGCTAAAAACTGTTTTTATCTTAAAAAACCCACGTTTTAGTCACAAATTGTTGAGCCAGTACAAAAGCCAGCATTAAATAGAAAATAACAACCGGCAACCAACGCTTGTTTGGATAATAATAAGCACAGGCATGAAACGCCGCAAAAGGTGCAGCCGTTACTATCCAGGAAGTATAGGTAAATGTATTATTGGTAAAAGGGATCAAAATGGCCAGTAACAAGTACAACAATACAATACTCCAGGTTTTACGGGCCTGGATCAGCATTTTCCGTAAATAGGTTTGGATATAGAATCCGCCCATTAAGAAAGGAATTCCTAAGAGCAAGGTGCTTCCTACCTGCCAGATAGAGTTTTTTAGAGTAGGTACATTGAAGGTTATTCTTGGAAACAATTGCTGTAAAGAAAGGCGGTCGTTCAAAAACAAATAAACCCCATAGAAATAAAACGGTGTGGCTATACCAAATAACAATAAAATGATTTCATTCAACCGGAAGGGCCGTAATATCATCAACCCAATTAAAACAGATACAGCAAACAGAAATGAGGGAAAAAAGAAAAAGGAAGCAATACCCAACAATAGGCCAATATTAAAGATCCGTCCATTGGCTCCCTGTAAGTTATAAAGCTCAAAAAGCTTTATAAAGGCCCATATGATAAAGGTATTGGCAACTAAAGCCGCAGATAAATAACTCCATTCTGGCAATAAGGATGTTACCAACAAATAAGCCATGCCGGGTAAAAACGTAGGCTTGGCAATCATCCGGAACTCATTAACCATAGTGGTGACCTGAAGCGCCTGAATGTAGAGTAGCAGAAAAGCCACCAATGAGCTTACTATCGGCACCAGCCCTTGCAGTGACATCGATACCCACTGATACATTTTTCCATCCAAAGGGGTGGATACAGCTGCCCTAGGTG
This genomic interval from Flavisolibacter tropicus contains the following:
- the ruvA gene encoding Holliday junction branch migration protein RuvA, whose amino-acid sequence is MIAFVRGHFAHKSPATVHVDVAGVGYEINISLNTYSKIQDLENGTLLTHLIVREDAHILYGFFDVAEKEMFLMLLGVSGVGASTARVMLSYMKPDELSRAIVQGNAKMLEAIKGIGKKTAERIVLELRDKLTKQSLDANISPWKGNTIGTDALNALIALGINRQAADSAIQKVLDQNPELGVEAVIKKALQTL
- a CDS encoding beta-ketoacyl-ACP synthase III — translated: MTSKITAAITAVGGYVPETKLTNADLEKMVDTNDEWIRTRTGVSERRILKGEGLGSSDLAVPAIKQLLEKRGISAEEIECIICCTVTPDMVFPATANIISDKLGAKHAFGFDLGAACSGFLYGLTMGASLIESRRYKKVVVVGVDKMSAIIDYSDRTTCILFGDGAGAVLLEPNTEGFGVLDSILKSDGSGRQFLHMKAGGSVRPATAETVANKEHFVFQDGQPVFKAAVKGMADVSAELLDRNNLTGNDIAWLVPHQANKRIIDATADRMGLSHDKVMLNIHKYGNTTAATIPLCLWEWRHELNKGDNIVLAAFGGGFTWGATLVKWAY
- a CDS encoding TIGR02117 family protein; the encoded protein is MINQTKLLIAKRLLRFLKYIGIAVLSFVTFVLLYLLAAYVLSRISTEKEASSSNDVSIYILSNGVHTDLVMPLKTEIVDWSKEIQFAHTTGKDTVMQFVALGWGDKGFYLETPTWADLKFSTAFKAAFALSTSALHATFYKSMKEGKECVKIPISKDQYTRLVAYIQNSFDKDANGHYINIPTKAVYGANDAFYEAKGSYSLFQTCNTWANKGLKSCGQKAALWTPFDTGIFYHYNQNK
- the yiaA gene encoding inner membrane protein YiaA, translated to MTQKPSAAFIGASWVALGAGMLGYLVGLWRAEMQLNEKGYYFTILMFGLFAVVSLQKTVRDRLDGIPVTDIYYGLSWFSTLLSIILLVIGLWNATILPSEKGFYAFAFLLALFGAITVQKNTRDSLGSVKKEQPTT
- a CDS encoding GNAT family N-acetyltransferase, whose translation is MTYREAHLEDIEQLSVIRLAVKENRLSNPALITYHDYETFLTIRGKGWVCEINGQLVGFAIVDLNDHNVWALFMDPAFEGQGIGRRLHQLMLDWYFKQTEHTLWLSTDPQSRAAAFYRKAGWTEAGPYGKGELKFEMTHSNWLNTQLSK
- a CDS encoding protein-disulfide reductase DsbD family protein, encoding MRPLLRFFLALGILLSVGLNAFSQDSAAVQWQVTSKKISDKEYELKFVTNGPNGWQLYAPNQVLSEVATTELQFSDSAIQSTGAFKDSGAVKTEKSIIFEGTQVKVYEGATAWTQRVHITGDVPATLQGVLSYTYGKNDEFYPATPFSFSVPLEGGVSASTRIKINTIDIKNPVTPYGDDEAADKSLWAIFLLGFVGGLIALVTPCVFPLIPLTVSFFTKRSGTRKKGIRNALGYGLCIFAIYAFLSTPFHLLDTTDPEILNNISTNVWLNLTFFVVFIVFALSFFGFYEIGLPSSFANKVDEKSGIGDFAGIFFMALTLAIVSFSCTGPILGSLLAGALTNNGGAWQLTAGMSGFGLGLALPFALFALFPHWLQSLPKSGGWLTSVKVVLGFLELAMAIKFLSNADLVKQWGLLKREVFIAIWIGIGIAIVLYLLGIIRFAHDSKPKMTKTRWAFVVLFGAATLYLIPGVTNTKAANLSLISGFPPPLSYSLYERKIAIKPIHNDYEGALELARKQGKPVLIDFTGWACVNCRRMEENVWIDPEVEQLMKNEFVVVSLYVDERQKLPAAQQIEYTTKSGDKKPIITVGDKWATFQSENFNAVSQPQYAIISPDEKALTKTKAYTPSPSAFREWLEKGLEAYKKANSGVSKR
- a CDS encoding protein-disulfide reductase DsbD domain-containing protein, whose translation is MKKLAFVLALFFVGSIAAFAQNPVSWAFTSKKISDKVYEIHMTATIQSGWHLYSQTQPDDAIAQPTSFAFNNNPLLVFDGKVKEVGKLERYRDDKLDVSANQYSNKVNFVQVVKLKGNAKTAVTGKLEFQTCDDQKCLPPKTTNFTIALK
- the purQ gene encoding phosphoribosylformylglycinamidine synthase subunit PurQ translates to MKFGVVVFPGSNCDRDMYDALVHDLKQECVMLWHKDSDLSQFTTEDCIVLPGGFSYGDYLRTGAIARFSPIMQSVIDFAKRGGKVLGVCNGFQILCESHLLPGVLLRNNNQKYICKNVFVKDADENVYNIPIAHGEGRYYADDATLNKLEANGQVLLHYCDAEGNVTPESNHNGSTRNIAGICNEGRNVFGMMPHPERACSSVLGNTDGRKVFKLLFQLVLEEAVAAV